DNA from Paratractidigestivibacter faecalis:
CTGTTGGCGATGGCAATGAGGGGCTTATCGGGGTTCTCCAGGGAGTCAATGGACACGCCGGCGGAGGCCAGGTGCGCCTTGGAGATTGCTCGCTGGAAGGGCTCGAGCTTGTCAATAGCACGCTGCATTGCGCGTAGTTCCTCTCACTTAAGTGCTTGGTAGCAGTCGGGCGGGCGCCGGGCCTGCCGGCACCCGCCCCGGTTGAATCAGAAGACGCTCGCGGCGAGAACTACATCTCGTCGTACTCGGCGGCGTAGGCCTCGATCTTCTCCATGCCGATCTTCTTCTCGACGAGGAACCAGACGGCGGCGAAGATCACGATGACCACGGGGACCACGATGACGGCGTTCTGGGAGATGCAGCTCCAGAAGACGATGGCGGTCTGGGTCAGGGACGGGCCAGCCATGCAGGCAATCTGGCCGTCGAAGGACAGGCCGGTGCTCTGGGCGAGACTGGTGAGGTACGGGGCGGCAAAGGTGCCGGCGTACAGGATGGCGGCCATGACCGGGATGGAGATCAGGATAGAGCGGAAGACGTTGCCACGGCAGAGGGCGACGACGAGGGCCACGCGGAAGGTGACGACGGCGAGGTCGGCAAGCGGCATCATGCGGTTGCCCGGCAGGATGAAGGCCATGAGGATGGTCACGGGAATCATGATGAGGGCGGTGGTGATGACCTCGGGGTTGCCGACGACGACGGCGGCGTCAAGGCCGATGGACAGGCCGTTGCCACCGAACTTCTCGGAGGTGAGCTTCTGGGCGGCGGCGGAGATGGGCATGAGGCCCTCGACGAACATGGCGGTCATCTTGGGCATGAGCACCATGACGGCAGCGACGTTGACGCCGGTGAGGAACGCCTTGTCCACGGGGAACAGGGCAAGGCCGCCCATGGCGATGCCGAGGATGAGGCCCAGCATCATGGGGTCGCCAAAGACGCCGAGGTACTTCTGGACGGACTTGATGGAGAAGTTCAGCTTGTTGAGGCCCGGGATGCGGTCGATGACCCAGTTGAGCGGGGCAGCGACGATGATGGAGGACGTGTAGGAGATGGTGGGCAGCGTCACGTCAGGAATGCCGAAGAAGTGCTCGATGAGCGGGGCGGTCCAGTCAGCGAACTTCAGGGTCATGATGGCGGTCATGGCGGTGGCGATGAGGGCCCAGACAATGTTCTCGGTGACGTAGTAGACCAGGATGCCGGCGATCATCATGTGGTGGTAGTTCCAGATGTCGACGTCCATGGTCTTGGTGGCCTTGAGGACGAGCATGAGGATGTTGATGCCAAGAATCTCAAAGACCAGGAAGGCGACGATCGGAGAAGCCCAGGTGATGGACGAGATGGCGCCCCAGCCCACGTCAGTGACGTCGAGGTTCAGGCCAAAGTTGGTGACCATGGCGGAGGCAGCCGGAGAGACGGCGGACTTCAGGAGGTTGACCAGCAGGTTGATGCCCACGAAGCCGCAGGTGATGGTGATGCCGCTCTTGAATGCCTTGGAGAGGGGCAGACGGAAAATCAGGCCGATGATGGTAATGATGATCGGCAGCATGACGTAGGAGCCAGCGTCGATAAGCGCCTTGAACGCGCTGAGGAGGACGTCCATGTACTTCCCTTCTTACGTGTGGAACCGTTCAAATTGCCAGGCGAGAAGTGCGTCGAGAAGCACGCGCTTCTCGCCAAATTGCCGTGCTAGTCCTGGAGGGCAGCGACGATCTTCTGGAGCGTGGGCTCCTCGTTGATGCCGGTGAGCAGGGAGATGGCCATGATGCAGGGGGTCTTGATGTCGGGGTCGGAGAACTTGCCCGTGGTGACGACGAGGTCGTAGTCGTCGGCCTTGTCGTGGAGCTCGATCATGCGGCACTGGGTGACTTCGATGGAGACGCCGTTGGCGGCGCAGTAGTCCTTGACCTTGGAGGCCACGACGGTGGAGGTGGCAACGCCGTTGCCGCATGCGATGATGACGCGCTTCTTAGCCATTTTGGTTCCTTTCCTTGTCTGGCTTATCTAGATGAGACGAGGGGCCTGTCCCCTCGTCTCATTTGCTAGCAGAGGTGGGGCTCAACAAGAGCGAAGGCCTCGTCAGCGGTGTTGGCCTCGATGACCTTGGCGACGAGCTCCTGGTCCTGGACGAAGGCAATGACCTTCTGGAGCATCTCCAGGTGGGCATGGGCCTCAGTGAGGGCGAGCATAACCACGACGGAGACCTTGCAGGTCTCGTCGGGCTCGTCCATCTTGTGCCAGTCGACGGGGTGCTTGAGGACGGCCATGCAGAACGCCGCCTTGTTGACGTTGGCGACGTCGCAGTGCGGGATGGCCACGTTGAGGCCGCTCATGTCCAGGGCCGTGGGGAAGTTTGCCTCACGGTCGACGATGGCCTGGGCGTAGGTGTCCTTGGCGTAGCCCTGCTCGGTCAGGATGCCGGCAATGCGGCGCTCGACCTGCTCGCAGGTGAGGCCCTCCTCGTCGATGAGGGTGACCAGGTTGCTGTTGAAAGCCAGATCTGCCACGTTTTTCTCCTTTGGTTTAGCGCCGCCCGCGCGGCGCGTGACTGCTTTTGGGCCGAGACGCTACCAGTTGACCTTGGCCTCGAGGTTCTTGATGGAGGCAGCGAGGTTTGCGGAGTTGCACTCCTGGATGTCCTTGGGATCAAAGATGCCGGAGCCGATGCCCGCGTACGTGGCGCCCTTGTCGAAGTAGGACTGGACGTTGTCGGCGTTCACGCCACCAACGACCATGAGGGGCAGCTTGCCCAGCGGGGCCTGGACGGCCTTGATGTAGTCGGGGCCAAGCTGGCCGGCCGGGAAGACCTTAACGATGTCGGCGCCCTTGTCCATCATGAGCTGGATCTCGGAGGGGCTGAAGGCGGACGGAACGGTGATGACACCCGCGGCCTTGGCCTCGGCGAAGATCTCGTCGCTGAACATGATGGGAGAGAGCATGAACTCGGCGCCGGCGGCGATTGCGGCCTTGGCGCGCTCGACGGTAGTGACGGTGCCCGCGCCCACGTGCACCTCGGAGCCAAACTCCTTCTTTGCGGCGGCGATGCTCTCGGCCACGTGCGGGGAGTTGCTGGCAACCTCGATGGAGTTGACCTTGGTGCCAACCAGCTGCTCCACCACGGACAGGACCTGCTTGGTCTCATAGCCACGCAGAATGACCGTCACCTTGGGAAGAATGAGCTCGCTCATGCATGCCTCCAAATTGCACGTCTTGGAACGGCCACGGGTGGTGCCCCGGGCGCGTCGGGACCTTGTCCCCTCTTTAGACATCGCGATAGTAGCTTGCATATTCCTTCATTTCAAATTGATGGTTTGCACACTATTTCTACATATTCTTTCAAGGGAGGACATACGATGGTGTCTGCGATTGTTTTACTGTCATTTGCTGGTTAAACGACCATAACTGAGTGATATGCGCCGTAAACCTTGAGCTGGTTGTTTGTCTTTCTGACTGCTTTTATCCTTGCGAGGGGCAGAATCGGCATGGCTGAACCGTTGGCATTCCAACCGTTGCGCAATTGCTTTTGCATATTTCTGAGCCTAATTTGGATATTAAAGCGATTTCAAAGACCATTTCTTCACTTCTTCAACACATTTGCTCCAACATCAGGCGCCGTTGAACTAGTATTTTCTCGTCAAAGACGTCTTTTGTCATGCGTTTCCGCAGGCCAGAGTTGGTACCAGGAGGTTGTCATGCGTTTCTCTGAGATTGTTTGCGAGCTCCGTGCCAAAAAGAGCCTCTCTCGCGAGAAGCTCGCCAAGAAGATTGGGGTTTCCCCCGACGTGATTGCCGCCTGGGAGGAGGGCACCCAGTACCCCGACCAGGAGCATCTGCTGCTCTTGGCGCGAGCGTTCAAGGTACGCATCTCCGATTTGGTAAACGAAGATCGCGAGCTCATGCTCAAGGTCATCGACGGAACTGAGACGCAGGAGACCGTCATCATGGCCGGGCTGTCCGTACTTCTGGTCATCTGCGCCGGTGCCCTCGTGGGGATTCAGCACGTGGACGCCAACCTTGTGGGCACCGCGTCCCGCGTGACCGAGGTGCTTCTGCTTGTTGGATTTGCCGCGCTGGCCTTCATGCGCCGGACGCCCAACGCACGGCGCGCGGCGGCGTTTCGAGACGCCATCGAGGCTGCCGAGGGTTCCGAGCAGGGCCTGCTCAAGGTCACGGCCGGCAGAAACACGCGGCTGGTAATTGCCCAGTTCATTTTGGGAGCCATCATCGCCCTTACGCTCATCGTGCTTCTGGGCGTGCTTATGCCCGAGTCCCAGCTCCCGTGGGTCATGCTGTAGGCCAGCCTCGGATCGGTTAACTTGCAAGCGGTTCGGGCAGCCCAGGAGCCCCCAAGGCGCCAATCCCTACGCAGAACTTACCTTCGTGTGAGCCATTTGCCAACGGTTGTGCAGAAGTGGCCTTCGTGCGAGTCGGTTTCTGGGCGGGCTGTTCGAAGCCCGATGACTTTATGCAGCCGCCCGATGCAGCCAACACGTTTACCTGCATCTTCCCGTATGGCATATACATTTAATAATTGATATCCCGTTCAACTGCCGAAGACGGGCTCACACCAAGGCCACTTCTGCACAACGCAGCCAAAACCGCTCACACGAAGGGCAGTTCCGCGCAAAACGGCGGTGCCGAGGTCGCCTTTCGCGTTGCCGTCGCAGCTCAAGAGCCACAGAACGCAGAAAAGCCGCCCAATGTGGTCAAGGATAGACACACATTGGGCGGCTTTTACGTTGGCGAGTCAGCTAGAGGACGGCTCTAGTCCACGGCAGCGCGGGCCTTGATGTCCGCCAGGTGCTCGCGCTGCTCGGGCGTCAGCGGCAGGCCGAAGTCGTCGCCGCTCTCGGGGTCTCCCTCCAGCTTGAAGCCCTCACCGCGGTTGTTGCGGTAGTTCTCCTTGGCGACGGAGATCATGAGCTTGATGCGGTTGAGCTGGTTGACCTCGGACGCGCCCGGGTCGTAGTCAACGGCAACGATGTTGCTCTCGGGGTGCATCTCGCGCAGGCGCTTGATGACGGCCTTGCCCACCACGTGGTTGGGCAGGCACGCAAACGGCGAGCAGCACACGATGTTGGGCGTGCCGGTCTCAATGAGGTCGCACATCTCGGCCGTCAGCAGCCAGCCCTCGCCCATGGTGTTGCACAGGGAGAGCACCTGGCCGGCCTTCTCGGCAAGCTCCCAGACGCTGGGGTACGGCTCAAAGCGCGTGGAGGCCTCCAGCATCTTGTTGATGGGCTCGCGGAAGCCCTCGATGAGCTTGATGCCCGCCTTGTGCGTAAAGCGGCTAGTTGCCTTGGTGCCCAGCTCGTCCTTCATGTTGATGGCGTTGGTCATGCCAAACAGGAAGAAGTCCACCAGGCCGGGCACGTTGGCCTCGCAGCCCTCCTGCTCGATGACGCGGACCACCTGGTTGTTGGCCGTGGGGTGGAACTTGACCAGGATCTCGCCGACCACGCCCACGCGCGGCTTGGAGCGGTCGTTGACCAGCGGCAGCGCCTCAAAGGCGTCGACCGTGCGCTGGCACAGCGCGTAGAACGAGCGGCGAGAAGCGCTCAGCAGAACGCCCTTGGCCTCGGCCATCATGCGGTCGTAGAGGGCGTCGGCTGAGCCGACCTCGGCCTCGTAGGGACGCACGCGGTAGAGCAGCTGCATGATGAGGTCGCCGTAGAGAAGGGCATACAGGGCCTTGACCAGCAGCTCGGGCTTGAAGATGTTGAAGCCGGGGTTGTCCTCGTCCAGGCCGCTTGCGGCGGTGAGGCTGATCACGGGCACCTCGGGGTGGCCGGAGTCCTTGAGCGCCTTGCGGATGAGGGCGATGTAGTTGGTGGCGCGGCAGCCGCCACCGGTCTGGGTGATGAGCACGGCGGTGCGGCTGAGGTCGTACTTGCCGGAGAGCACGGCCTCCATGATCTGGCCTGTGACCAGGATGGACGGGTAGCAGATGTCGTTGTTGACGTACTTCAGGCCCATGTCGACGGCGCCCTGGTCAACGGAGGGCAGCAGCACGGCGTTGAAGCCCTCGTTCTTGAGCAGCTCCTCAACCAGCTCGAAGTGGATGGGGCTCATCTGCGGCGCCAGGATGGTGTAGCCGGCGTCCTGCATCTCCTTGGTGTAGCGCACCTTCTTGAAGGCGGCGGAGGCGGACTCGCGGTAGACGGGCACGCGGCCGGGCTCGTCCTTGCGGGCGCGCTCGGGGGTACCGTCGGCGCAGAGCACGCCCTCGGGCGCGACCTCGCAGATCTGGCCGGCAGTGCTCTTGCGCTCCAGCTCCTCGCGCTGCTCCTTGAGGGCGGCCATGAGGGAGCGAATGCGAATGCGGGCGGCGCCGAGGTTGCTCACTTGGTCGACCTTGAGCATGGTGTAGATCTTGCCGGAGGCCTCCAGGATCTCTTGCACCTCGTCGGTGGTCAGGGCATCAAGACCACAACCAAACGAGAAGAGCTGGATGAGGTCCAGGTCATTGCGGGTGGCCACGAAGCGCGCCGCGCGGTAGAGACGCGAGTGGAACATCCACTGGTCGACGACGCGGATGGGGCGCTCGGGGAGCATCTTGTGGGCCACGGAGTCCTCGGTGAGGACGGCAAAGCCGAAGGAGTGCACCAGCTCGGGGATGGCGTGGTTGATCTCGGGGTCGTTGTGGTAGGGGCGGCCGGCCAACACGATGCCATGGGCGTCGTGCTCCTCAATCCACCTCAGGGCCTCGTCGCCCTTGCGGTGCATGGCGTTGTGGAAGTCCACGTCAGCCTGCCAGGCGGCGTTGACGGCCTCGTCGATCTCGGCGCGGGTGATGTGGGCGCCACGCACGCGACCGCGGCCCTCGGCGGCGTCCTTCTCGCGCTGCTCGCTGATCAGCTCGTAGAGGCGGCGCTTGAGCTCGCTCTTCTTGTCGTACGGAATGAACGGGTCAAGAAACTCGACCTTGGAACCCTCGCCCAGCTCGTCAACGTTGAGCTCCAGGGCCTGCGGGTAGCTCATGACGATGGGGCAGTTGTAGTGGTTGGTAGCCCCCTCGTCCTCCTTGCGCTCCCAGCGGATGCAGGGCATCCAGATGAAGTCCGGGTCCTTGGCGATGAGGTTCATGATGTGGCCGTGGCTGAGCTTGGCCGGGTAGCAGACGGACTCGGAGGGCATGGACTCGATGCCGGCCTCGTAGGTCTTGCCGTTGGTCTGGTCGGAGAGAACGACGCGGAAGCCCAGCTTGGTGAAGAACGCGTGCCAGAACGGATAGTTCTCGTACATGTTGAGGGCGCGCGGAATGCCCACGGTGCCGCGGGTGGCCTCCTCCTCGGAGAGCACCGGACGGTCAAAGAGCAGCTTGTTCTTGTACTCAAACAGGTTGGGGGCGTCGTTCTTGGAGCGCTTGCCGGCGCCCGCGCCCTTCTCGCAGCGGTTGCCCGTGATAAAGCGGTGACCCTCGCCGAAGTCGTTGATGGTCAGCAGGCAGTTGTTTGAGCAGCGGCCGCAGTGGACGTTGGTGTGCTTGACCTGCAGGTTGTCGATCTTCTCGCGGGAGAGCAGGCCGGAGGTGCCGGTCTTGCCGGCGCGATCGCGGGCCAGAAGGGCCGCACCGTAGGCGCCCATGCAGCCGGCCACATCCGGACGGATGACGTCACGGCCGGTGAGAAGCTCGAAGGCGCGCAGGGTGGCGTCGGACATGAAGGTGCCGCCCTGGACCACGCAGTACTTGCCGATCTCGTCAAAGTCGCGCAGCTTGATGACCTTGAACAGGGCGTTCTTGATGACGGAGTAGGAGAGGCCGGCGGCCACGTCGCCGATGGTCGCGCCCTCCTTCTGAGCCTGCTTGACGCGGGAGTTCATGAAGACGGTGCAGCGGCTTCCCAGGTCGACGGGGCTCTTGGCGTGCACGGCGGCCTCGGCGAACTCCTGGACGCTCATGTTCATGGACACGGCAAAGGACTCGATGAAGGAGCCGCAGCCAGAGGAACAGGCCTCGTTGAGCATGATGTGCTCGATGACGCCGTCCTTGACCTGCAGGCACTTCATGTCCTGGCCGCCAATGTCCAGGATGAACTCCACGTCGGGGATGAAGGCCTTGGCGCCGCGCAGGTGCGCGACGGTCTCAATCTCTCCGGAGTCTGCGCGCAGGGCCTCGATGAGGATTTGCTCGCCGTAGCCGGTGGTGGTCACGTGGCCGATGGTGCAGTCCGCGGGC
Protein-coding regions in this window:
- a CDS encoding PTS galactitol transporter subunit IIC; this translates as MDVLLSAFKALIDAGSYVMLPIIITIIGLIFRLPLSKAFKSGITITCGFVGINLLVNLLKSAVSPAASAMVTNFGLNLDVTDVGWGAISSITWASPIVAFLVFEILGINILMLVLKATKTMDVDIWNYHHMMIAGILVYYVTENIVWALIATAMTAIMTLKFADWTAPLIEHFFGIPDVTLPTISYTSSIIVAAPLNWVIDRIPGLNKLNFSIKSVQKYLGVFGDPMMLGLILGIAMGGLALFPVDKAFLTGVNVAAVMVLMPKMTAMFVEGLMPISAAAQKLTSEKFGGNGLSIGLDAAVVVGNPEVITTALIMIPVTILMAFILPGNRMMPLADLAVVTFRVALVVALCRGNVFRSILISIPVMAAILYAGTFAAPYLTSLAQSTGLSFDGQIACMAGPSLTQTAIVFWSCISQNAVIVVPVVIVIFAAVWFLVEKKIGMEKIEAYAAEYDEM
- a CDS encoding PTS sugar transporter subunit IIB, with the translated sequence MAKKRVIIACGNGVATSTVVASKVKDYCAANGVSIEVTQCRMIELHDKADDYDLVVTTGKFSDPDIKTPCIMAISLLTGINEEPTLQKIVAALQD
- a CDS encoding PTS sugar transporter subunit IIA, which gives rise to MADLAFNSNLVTLIDEEGLTCEQVERRIAGILTEQGYAKDTYAQAIVDREANFPTALDMSGLNVAIPHCDVANVNKAAFCMAVLKHPVDWHKMDEPDETCKVSVVVMLALTEAHAHLEMLQKVIAFVQDQELVAKVIEANTADEAFALVEPHLC
- a CDS encoding bifunctional 4-hydroxy-2-oxoglutarate aldolase/2-dehydro-3-deoxy-phosphogluconate aldolase, whose translation is MSELILPKVTVILRGYETKQVLSVVEQLVGTKVNSIEVASNSPHVAESIAAAKKEFGSEVHVGAGTVTTVERAKAAIAAGAEFMLSPIMFSDEIFAEAKAAGVITVPSAFSPSEIQLMMDKGADIVKVFPAGQLGPDYIKAVQAPLGKLPLMVVGGVNADNVQSYFDKGATYAGIGSGIFDPKDIQECNSANLAASIKNLEAKVNW
- a CDS encoding helix-turn-helix transcriptional regulator, which produces MRFSEIVCELRAKKSLSREKLAKKIGVSPDVIAAWEEGTQYPDQEHLLLLARAFKVRISDLVNEDRELMLKVIDGTETQETVIMAGLSVLLVICAGALVGIQHVDANLVGTASRVTEVLLLVGFAALAFMRRTPNARRAAAFRDAIEAAEGSEQGLLKVTAGRNTRLVIAQFILGAIIALTLIVLLGVLMPESQLPWVML
- a CDS encoding 2-hydroxyacyl-CoA dehydratase, yielding MTDKSAASIKAERAARPAIELAQDGAELSPKNPCDLSHAHLRLGIDVGSTTVKLAVIDDNDHLVYANYERHHTDVRATAKELFARAQRVIGDTPMRVSITGSGGMLLAKWLDLEFVQEVIASKRAVETLIPQTDCAIELGGEDAKIIYFDNGIEQRMNGTCAGGTGAFIDQMASLLHTDASGLNELAKGATQIHPIASRCGVFAKSDVQPLLNEGAAPADVAASIFQAVANQTVSGLACGHPIRGYVAFLGGPLQYLSELRHRFYVTLNLDEEHIIVPENAHLFVATGAALAGESDKYITFAEAIRLLEDLKDTQGSEVARLDPLFSCEEDYREFKARHDQQVVPKGDLTSYHGRVFIGIDAGSTTMKAAVVGEDGELLYTWYGNNNGDILGTARTITDDIYDKMPADCTIGHVTTTGYGEQILIEALRADSGEIETVAHLRGAKAFIPDVEFILDIGGQDMKCLQVKDGVIEHIMLNEACSSGCGSFIESFAVSMNMSVQEFAEAAVHAKSPVDLGSRCTVFMNSRVKQAQKEGATIGDVAAGLSYSVIKNALFKVIKLRDFDEIGKYCVVQGGTFMSDATLRAFELLTGRDVIRPDVAGCMGAYGAALLARDRAGKTGTSGLLSREKIDNLQVKHTNVHCGRCSNNCLLTINDFGEGHRFITGNRCEKGAGAGKRSKNDAPNLFEYKNKLLFDRPVLSEEEATRGTVGIPRALNMYENYPFWHAFFTKLGFRVVLSDQTNGKTYEAGIESMPSESVCYPAKLSHGHIMNLIAKDPDFIWMPCIRWERKEDEGATNHYNCPIVMSYPQALELNVDELGEGSKVEFLDPFIPYDKKSELKRRLYELISEQREKDAAEGRGRVRGAHITRAEIDEAVNAAWQADVDFHNAMHRKGDEALRWIEEHDAHGIVLAGRPYHNDPEINHAIPELVHSFGFAVLTEDSVAHKMLPERPIRVVDQWMFHSRLYRAARFVATRNDLDLIQLFSFGCGLDALTTDEVQEILEASGKIYTMLKVDQVSNLGAARIRIRSLMAALKEQREELERKSTAGQICEVAPEGVLCADGTPERARKDEPGRVPVYRESASAAFKKVRYTKEMQDAGYTILAPQMSPIHFELVEELLKNEGFNAVLLPSVDQGAVDMGLKYVNNDICYPSILVTGQIMEAVLSGKYDLSRTAVLITQTGGGCRATNYIALIRKALKDSGHPEVPVISLTAASGLDEDNPGFNIFKPELLVKALYALLYGDLIMQLLYRVRPYEAEVGSADALYDRMMAEAKGVLLSASRRSFYALCQRTVDAFEALPLVNDRSKPRVGVVGEILVKFHPTANNQVVRVIEQEGCEANVPGLVDFFLFGMTNAINMKDELGTKATSRFTHKAGIKLIEGFREPINKMLEASTRFEPYPSVWELAEKAGQVLSLCNTMGEGWLLTAEMCDLIETGTPNIVCCSPFACLPNHVVGKAVIKRLREMHPESNIVAVDYDPGASEVNQLNRIKLMISVAKENYRNNRGEGFKLEGDPESGDDFGLPLTPEQREHLADIKARAAVD